Proteins encoded by one window of Channa argus isolate prfri chromosome 13, Channa argus male v1.0, whole genome shotgun sequence:
- the zbtb17 gene encoding zinc finger and BTB domain-containing protein 17 isoform X1, whose protein sequence is MDFPWHSGKVLDQLNRQRKQGLLCDCTFVVDGVDFKAHKAVLAACSVYFRSLFLDQKDVVHLDISNAAGLGHVLEFMYTAKLSLNPQNVEDVLAVANFLQMQEIVNACSAYQSMANPAPSLITLDFAVDEKQDDKEPRDALESNAADVLSQAEENPPNIPTEDKEPTQNLNDLQEDITTGTQQPVSQPSPTRTYTGRGRPPKTSPVSSQKKIPLKKEKESAAQDVPGFQDDPADADYMPKSQLKSASSSSYMSSRGRRIRKPSRRNFPPDNEDDGTSKTKSERKVMEQAEVAEGKEDDDDSGETGNGHADDDDDDDDDDDDNDEHDGGGEEDEEDSLQGGAVDPSSERDGRQSQTASMSSRSESKPYSSVTHKCEDCGKKFTHTGNFKRHMRIHTGEKPFTCRDCDKAFSDPAACKAHEKTHSPLKPYSCSTCGKSYRQISLLNLHRKRHTGEARYSCDMCGKLFTTSGNLKRHQLVHSGEKPYHCDYCEKAFSDPTAKMRHLETHDTEKGNKCPHCDKRFNQVGNLKAHLKIHISDGPLKCKECGKQFTTSGNLKRHLRVHSGEKPYICVHCQRAFSDPGALQRHERIHTGEKPCVCPICSKAFTQASSLIAHVRQHTGEKPYVCDRCGKRFVQSSQLANHIRHHDNVRPHKCHMCNKAFVNVGDLSKHIIIHTGEKPFLCDKCGRGFNRVDNLRSHVKTVHHGKAGMKRLIVAGGSANEGSDACAGTATSDSEINIVTVTTEDIVTLATEALAASAVAQLTVVPVATTVSADETEALKAEITKAVEKVQEADPNTQILYACDSCGDKFLDASSLAQHVRIHTAQALVMFQADSDFYHYSTATTAEGDTSATWQPTAEQVIQEGELIFRAQDGEGEPEEGMVEETEEQEEGPGVVIHMHGREAGEEEINAELQTESKDKAAAEEEMEFETQT, encoded by the exons ATGGACTTCCCCTGGCACAGTGGGAAGGTTCTGGATCAGCTTAACCGGCAACGCAAGCAGGGCCTACTGTGTGATTGCACCTTTGTTGTGGATGGGGTGGACTTTAAGGCCCACAAAGCTGTGCTGGCTGCCTGCAGTGTGTACTTCCGCAGCCTCTTCCTGGACCAGAAAGATGTTGTGCATCTGGACATCAGCAATGCAGCAG GTTTGGGTCACGTCCTGGAGTTTATGTACACAGCTAAACTGAGTTTAAATCCACAGAATGTAGAAGACGTGCTGGCTGTTGCTAACTTTCTACAAATGCAAGAGATTGTAAATGCTTGCTCGGCATACCAGTCAATGGCAAATCCAGCTCCTTCCCTCATCACACTGGACTTTGCTGTTG ATGAAAAACAGGATGACAAAGAGCCGAGAGACGCACTGGAGAGTAATGCAGCAGATGTGTTGTCCCAAGCAGAGGAGAATCCTCCCAACATTCCCACAGAAGATAAAGAGCCCACACAAAATCTGAACGATTTACAAGAAGACATCACTACAGGGACACAGCAACCTGTTTCTCAGCCCTCCCCCACCAGGACATACACAGGCCGAGGGAGACCCCCCAAAACCTCCCCAGTTTCTTCTCAAAAAAAGATACCCTtaaagaaggagaaggaaagTGCAGCACAAGATGTTCCTGGATTTCAGGATGACCCTGCTGACGCTGACTACATGCCCa aatcaCAGTTGAAATCTGCCAGCAGCTCATCCTACATGAGCTCTCGAGGGAGAAGAATTAGAAAACCTTCTCGACGGAACTTCCCTCCTG ACAATGAGGATGACGGCACATCAAAGACAAAAAGTGAGAGGAAGGTGATGGAGCAAGCAGAGGTGGCTGAAGGAAAGGAGGACGACGACGACTCTGGGGAGACTGGCAATGGACATgctgatgacgatgatgatgatgatgatgatgatgatgataatgatgaacatgatggtggtggagaggaagatgaggaagacaGCCTGCAGGGGGGAGCAGTCGATCCAAGTAGCGAGAGAGATGGGAGACAAAGTCAGACAGCATCCATGAGCAGCCGATCTGAGTCAAAGCCTTACAGCTCAGTGACACACAAATGTGAG gaCTGTGGGAAGAAGTTTACCCACACTGGTAATTTCAAAAGACACATGCGCAttcacacaggagagaagcCTTTTACCTGTCGGGACTGTGACAAGGCTTTCTCTGACCCTGCAGCCTGTAAAGCccatgaaaaaacacacag CCCCCTGAAGCCATACAGCTGCTCTACCTGTGGAAAGAGCTACCGCCAGATCAGCCTGCTCAACCTGCACCGCAAACGCCACACAGGGGAAGCACGCTACAGCTGCGACATGTGCGGCAAACTTTTCACCACTTCTGGCAACCTGAAGCGGCACCAGCTGGTGCACAGTGGTGAGAAGCCTTATCACTGTGACTACTGTGAGAAAGCCTTCTCTGATCCCACTGCAAAGATGCGACATCTGGAGACGCATGACACAGAAAAAGGCAACAAATGTCCACACTGCGACAAACGTTTTAACCAG GTGGGAAATCTGAAAGCTCACTTAAAAATCCATATTTCAGACGGGCCTCTGAAGTGCAAAGAATGTGGCAAACAGTTTACCACTTCAG GAAATCTAAAGAGACACTTGCGGGTTCACAGTGGCGAGAAACCGTATATCTGTGTGCACTGTCAGAGAGCCTTCAGTGACCCTGGAGCTTTGCAGCGGCATGAGCGGATCCACACAG GAGAGAAGCCCTGCGTCTGTCCTATCTGCAGCAAAGCTTTCACCCAGGCCAGCTCCCTTATCGCTCATGTCCGCCAACACACGGGAGAGAAGCCCTACGTGTGCGATCGCTGTGGCAAAAG GTTTGTGCAGTCTAGTCAACTGGCCAATCACATTCGGCATCACGACAACGTACGCCCACACAAGTGTCACATGTGCAACAAAGCATTTGTCAATGTAGGAGATCTATCAAAGCACATCATCATTCACACAG GGGAGAAACCTTTCCTATGTGATAAATGTGGCCGAGGATTTAATCGAGTTGACAATCTACGCTCCCATGTGAAAACCGTCCACCATGGCAAGGCTGGCATGAAGCGGCTAATTGTAGCTGGGGGCAGTGCAAACGAGGGATCTGATGCGTGTGCCGGGACAGCCACTTCTGACAGTGAGATCAACATAGTTACTGTCACTACAGAGGACATCGTCACCCTGGCAACTGAGGCCCTAGCAGCAAGTGCTGTAGCTCAGCTAACAG tagTTCCAGTGGCTACAACGGTGTCTGCAGATGAGACCGAGGCTTTGAAAGCTGAAATTACCAAGGCAGTAGAGAAGGTGCAAGAAGCAG ATCCTAACACACAGATCTTGTACGCTTGTGATTCATGTGGTGATAAATTCTTGGATGCAAGCTCCCTTGCCCAGCATGTACGCATCCACACAGCTCAGGCCTTGGTCATGTTTCAGGCAGATTCTGACTTCTACCATTACAGCACAGCCACCACTGCTGAGGGGGATACTTCAGCAACATGGCAACCCACAGCTGAACAGGTCATCCAGGAAGGGGAACTCATTTTCCGTGCCCAAGATGGAGAAGGAGAACCCGAAGAGGGAATGGTGGAAGAGAcagaagaacaggaggaagggCCAGGAGTGGTGATTCACATGCATGGGAGAGAGGCCGGGGAGGAGGAAATCAACGCTGAGCTGCAAACAGAGAGTAAAGACAAGGCTGCAGCAGAAGAGGAAATGGAATTTGAGACACAGACGTAG
- the zbtb17 gene encoding zinc finger and BTB domain-containing protein 17 isoform X2, protein MDFPWHSGKVLDQLNRQRKQGLLCDCTFVVDGVDFKAHKAVLAACSVYFRSLFLDQKDVVHLDISNAAGLGHVLEFMYTAKLSLNPQNVEDVLAVANFLQMQEIVNACSAYQSMANPAPSLITLDFAVDEKQDDKEPRDALESNAADVLSQAEENPPNIPTEDKEPTQNLNDLQEDITTGTQQPVSQPSPTRTYTGRGRPPKTSPVSSQKKIPLKKEKESAAQDVPGFQDDPADADYMPKSQLKSASSSSYMSSRGRRIRKPSRRNFPPDNEDDGTSKTKSERKVMEQAEVAEGKEDDDDSGETGNGHADDDDDDDDDDDDNDEHDGGGEEDEEDSLQGGAVDPSSERDGRQSQTASMSSRSESKPYSSVTHKCEDCGKKFTHTGNFKRHMRIHTGEKPFTCRDCDKAFSDPAACKAHEKTHSPLKPYSCSTCGKSYRQISLLNLHRKRHTGEARYSCDMCGKLFTTSGNLKRHQLVHSGEKPYHCDYCEKAFSDPTAKMRHLETHDTEKGNKCPHCDKRFNQVGNLKAHLKIHISDGPLKCKECGKQFTTSGNLKRHLRVHSGEKPYICVHCQRAFSDPGALQRHERIHTGEKPCVCPICSKAFTQASSLIAHVRQHTGEKPYVCDRCGKRFVQSSQLANHIRHHDNVRPHKCHMCNKAFVNVGDLSKHIIIHTGEKPFLCDKCGRGFNRVDNLRSHVKTVHHGKAGMKRLIVAGGSANEGSDACAGTATSDSEINIVTVTTEDIVTLATEALAASAVAQLTVPVATTVSADETEALKAEITKAVEKVQEADPNTQILYACDSCGDKFLDASSLAQHVRIHTAQALVMFQADSDFYHYSTATTAEGDTSATWQPTAEQVIQEGELIFRAQDGEGEPEEGMVEETEEQEEGPGVVIHMHGREAGEEEINAELQTESKDKAAAEEEMEFETQT, encoded by the exons ATGGACTTCCCCTGGCACAGTGGGAAGGTTCTGGATCAGCTTAACCGGCAACGCAAGCAGGGCCTACTGTGTGATTGCACCTTTGTTGTGGATGGGGTGGACTTTAAGGCCCACAAAGCTGTGCTGGCTGCCTGCAGTGTGTACTTCCGCAGCCTCTTCCTGGACCAGAAAGATGTTGTGCATCTGGACATCAGCAATGCAGCAG GTTTGGGTCACGTCCTGGAGTTTATGTACACAGCTAAACTGAGTTTAAATCCACAGAATGTAGAAGACGTGCTGGCTGTTGCTAACTTTCTACAAATGCAAGAGATTGTAAATGCTTGCTCGGCATACCAGTCAATGGCAAATCCAGCTCCTTCCCTCATCACACTGGACTTTGCTGTTG ATGAAAAACAGGATGACAAAGAGCCGAGAGACGCACTGGAGAGTAATGCAGCAGATGTGTTGTCCCAAGCAGAGGAGAATCCTCCCAACATTCCCACAGAAGATAAAGAGCCCACACAAAATCTGAACGATTTACAAGAAGACATCACTACAGGGACACAGCAACCTGTTTCTCAGCCCTCCCCCACCAGGACATACACAGGCCGAGGGAGACCCCCCAAAACCTCCCCAGTTTCTTCTCAAAAAAAGATACCCTtaaagaaggagaaggaaagTGCAGCACAAGATGTTCCTGGATTTCAGGATGACCCTGCTGACGCTGACTACATGCCCa aatcaCAGTTGAAATCTGCCAGCAGCTCATCCTACATGAGCTCTCGAGGGAGAAGAATTAGAAAACCTTCTCGACGGAACTTCCCTCCTG ACAATGAGGATGACGGCACATCAAAGACAAAAAGTGAGAGGAAGGTGATGGAGCAAGCAGAGGTGGCTGAAGGAAAGGAGGACGACGACGACTCTGGGGAGACTGGCAATGGACATgctgatgacgatgatgatgatgatgatgatgatgatgataatgatgaacatgatggtggtggagaggaagatgaggaagacaGCCTGCAGGGGGGAGCAGTCGATCCAAGTAGCGAGAGAGATGGGAGACAAAGTCAGACAGCATCCATGAGCAGCCGATCTGAGTCAAAGCCTTACAGCTCAGTGACACACAAATGTGAG gaCTGTGGGAAGAAGTTTACCCACACTGGTAATTTCAAAAGACACATGCGCAttcacacaggagagaagcCTTTTACCTGTCGGGACTGTGACAAGGCTTTCTCTGACCCTGCAGCCTGTAAAGCccatgaaaaaacacacag CCCCCTGAAGCCATACAGCTGCTCTACCTGTGGAAAGAGCTACCGCCAGATCAGCCTGCTCAACCTGCACCGCAAACGCCACACAGGGGAAGCACGCTACAGCTGCGACATGTGCGGCAAACTTTTCACCACTTCTGGCAACCTGAAGCGGCACCAGCTGGTGCACAGTGGTGAGAAGCCTTATCACTGTGACTACTGTGAGAAAGCCTTCTCTGATCCCACTGCAAAGATGCGACATCTGGAGACGCATGACACAGAAAAAGGCAACAAATGTCCACACTGCGACAAACGTTTTAACCAG GTGGGAAATCTGAAAGCTCACTTAAAAATCCATATTTCAGACGGGCCTCTGAAGTGCAAAGAATGTGGCAAACAGTTTACCACTTCAG GAAATCTAAAGAGACACTTGCGGGTTCACAGTGGCGAGAAACCGTATATCTGTGTGCACTGTCAGAGAGCCTTCAGTGACCCTGGAGCTTTGCAGCGGCATGAGCGGATCCACACAG GAGAGAAGCCCTGCGTCTGTCCTATCTGCAGCAAAGCTTTCACCCAGGCCAGCTCCCTTATCGCTCATGTCCGCCAACACACGGGAGAGAAGCCCTACGTGTGCGATCGCTGTGGCAAAAG GTTTGTGCAGTCTAGTCAACTGGCCAATCACATTCGGCATCACGACAACGTACGCCCACACAAGTGTCACATGTGCAACAAAGCATTTGTCAATGTAGGAGATCTATCAAAGCACATCATCATTCACACAG GGGAGAAACCTTTCCTATGTGATAAATGTGGCCGAGGATTTAATCGAGTTGACAATCTACGCTCCCATGTGAAAACCGTCCACCATGGCAAGGCTGGCATGAAGCGGCTAATTGTAGCTGGGGGCAGTGCAAACGAGGGATCTGATGCGTGTGCCGGGACAGCCACTTCTGACAGTGAGATCAACATAGTTACTGTCACTACAGAGGACATCGTCACCCTGGCAACTGAGGCCCTAGCAGCAAGTGCTGTAGCTCAGCTAACAG TTCCAGTGGCTACAACGGTGTCTGCAGATGAGACCGAGGCTTTGAAAGCTGAAATTACCAAGGCAGTAGAGAAGGTGCAAGAAGCAG ATCCTAACACACAGATCTTGTACGCTTGTGATTCATGTGGTGATAAATTCTTGGATGCAAGCTCCCTTGCCCAGCATGTACGCATCCACACAGCTCAGGCCTTGGTCATGTTTCAGGCAGATTCTGACTTCTACCATTACAGCACAGCCACCACTGCTGAGGGGGATACTTCAGCAACATGGCAACCCACAGCTGAACAGGTCATCCAGGAAGGGGAACTCATTTTCCGTGCCCAAGATGGAGAAGGAGAACCCGAAGAGGGAATGGTGGAAGAGAcagaagaacaggaggaagggCCAGGAGTGGTGATTCACATGCATGGGAGAGAGGCCGGGGAGGAGGAAATCAACGCTGAGCTGCAAACAGAGAGTAAAGACAAGGCTGCAGCAGAAGAGGAAATGGAATTTGAGACACAGACGTAG
- the ddost gene encoding dolichyl-diphosphooligosaccharide--protein glycosyltransferase 48 kDa subunit: protein MAALTAVMQTSRSFSVSSSKKTTGIMTQRKFRLLGNNVLLFLSLASMLHCALADGKTLVLLDNLNIRDTHSMFFRSLADRGFDITFKTADDPSLSLIKYGQFLYDHLIIFSPSVEDFGGNINVETITSFIDGGGNVLVAASSDIGDPLRELGSECGIEFDEEKTAVIDHHNYDVSDPGEHTLIVADPGNLLKAPTIVGKPTNKPVLFKGVGMVADPDNPLVLDILTGSSTSYSFFPDRPISQYPHAVGKNTLLIAGLQARNNARVVFSGSLDFFSDAFFNSAIQKATPGSQRYEQTGNKELAEALSRWVFKEAGVLRVGAVTHHPVGETTPPAAYTITDLVEYSIVIEMLSEGRWVPFDGDDIQLEFVRIDPFVRTYLKKNGGKYSVQFKLPDVYGVFQFKVDYNRLGYTHLYSTTQVSVRPLQHTQYERFIPSAFPYYASVFSMMSGLFVFSIVFLHMKEKEKSD, encoded by the exons ATGGCGGCGTTGACAGCAGTCATGCAGACTAGCCGGTCGTTTTCTGTGTCATCGTCCAAAAAAACAACCGGAATTATGACCCAAAGGAAGTTTAGACTTTTGGGCaataatgtgcttttatttctgtcGTTAGCCTCCATGTTGCATTGTGCCCTGGCTGATGGTAAGACGTTGGTTCTGCTGGACAACCTCAACATCAGAGACACCCATTCAATGTTCTTCCGCAGTCTGGCAG atcGTGGCTTTGACATTACATTCAAGACAGCTGATGATCCCTCCCTATCTCTGATCAAATATGGCCAGTTTTTGTATGACCATTTAATCATCTTTTCACCATCAGTTGAGG ACTTTGGAGGAAATATTAATGTGGAGACTATTACATCCTTCATTGATGGTGGAGGCAATGTTCTGGTTGCTGCCAGTTCAGATATTG GTGACCCTCTGAGGGAGCTGGGCAGTGAGTGTGGTATTGAGTTTGATGAGGAGAAAACTGCTGTCATCGACCACCACAACTATGATGTGTCTGATCCTGGAGAG CATACCCTGATTGTTGCTGACCCAGGGAATCTGCTGAAGGCTCCCACCATTGTTGGCAAACCCACCAACAAACCTGTTTTATTCAAGGGGGTTGG CATGGTGGCAGACCCAGACAACCCTCTTGTACTGGATATCCTTACTGGCTCTTCCACTTCTTACTCCTTTTTCCCTGACAGGCCCATCTCTCAG TATCCCCATGCTGTTGGCAAGAACACCCTGCTGATCGCTGGCCTTCAGGCCAGAAACAATGCCAGAGTGGTATTCAGTGGCTCTCTTGACTTCTTCAGTGATGCTTTCTTCAACTCAGCCATTCAAAAGGCCACCCCCGGGTCCCAGAG GTATGAGCAGACAGGGAACAAGGAGCTGGCTGAGGCTCTGTCTCGTTGGGTGTTCAAAGAGGCCGGAGTCCTCAGGGTGGGAGCAGTTACCCATCATCCTGTGGGAGAGACAACCCCTCCTGCAGCATACACTATTACTGACCTTGTG GAGTACAGCATTGTCATTGAGATGTTGTCTGAGGGCCGCTGGGTCCCCTTTGACGGAGATGATATTCAGCTTGAGTTTGTGAGGATTGACCCCTTCGTTAGGACTTACCTTAAGAAAAATG GAGGCAAATACAGTGTCCAGTTCAAGTTGCCTGATGTGTATGGAGTTTTCCAATTCAAGGTGGACTACAACCGACTGGGATACACACATCTGTACTCCACCA cacaGGTGTCAGTGCGTCCTCTGCAGCACACTCAGTATGAGCGCTTCATTCCCTCAGCCTTCCCATACTACGCCAGCGTCTTCTCTATGATGTCAGGACTTTTTGTCTTCAGCATAGTCTTCCTGCAcatgaaagaaaaggagaaatcagactaa